From Pelagicoccus albus, the proteins below share one genomic window:
- a CDS encoding helix-turn-helix transcriptional regulator, protein MQKDAKIHTLKRPAIERMLRIHNELKANSYPNCTSLSKQMEVSTKTISRDIDFMRDRMLLPVDYDAIQHGFYYTREVQSLPTIDISEGELLALSIARKAMDHYKGTPFERPLSNALNKLAANLPDTITANLDELSESISFRQGRSSQIDDTILNAFTRSVLDKTEIGFVYRKLGAKTGESRTLKTYHLTNFLGKWYAIGLDSKRQAIRTFLLNRVESAELRSETFSVPKSFSADDYLGSSFGIYSPVGDHDIKVHFQNPISEYIAENTWHPSQSVEYHKDGTVTIGFKLSNLTEVTSWILSWGANAKVVQPKELKKQIKSIANKVAQLY, encoded by the coding sequence ATGCAGAAAGACGCAAAAATACACACTCTCAAACGGCCCGCCATAGAGCGAATGCTCCGTATCCATAACGAGCTCAAAGCCAATTCATACCCGAACTGCACCTCCCTTTCCAAACAGATGGAGGTTAGTACAAAAACAATCAGTCGCGACATAGACTTTATGCGCGACCGCATGCTTCTGCCCGTAGACTACGATGCCATTCAACATGGTTTCTACTATACCAGAGAAGTCCAAAGCCTACCCACTATCGATATTTCAGAAGGTGAGCTGCTCGCCCTTTCCATAGCCCGCAAAGCGATGGACCACTACAAGGGGACTCCCTTCGAGCGCCCCCTTTCCAACGCATTAAATAAGTTGGCGGCCAATCTGCCCGACACCATAACCGCGAACTTAGACGAACTCAGCGAGTCGATATCATTTCGGCAAGGCCGATCCTCACAAATCGACGACACAATATTAAACGCTTTCACCCGCTCAGTTTTGGATAAAACGGAAATCGGATTCGTCTACCGGAAGTTGGGAGCAAAAACTGGCGAATCTAGAACTCTCAAAACGTATCATCTAACAAACTTCTTGGGCAAGTGGTACGCAATCGGGCTGGATTCCAAACGCCAAGCCATCCGAACTTTTTTGCTAAACAGGGTGGAATCAGCCGAGCTTAGATCCGAAACGTTCTCGGTGCCAAAATCCTTCTCTGCCGACGATTATCTCGGTAGCAGTTTCGGAATCTACTCACCCGTGGGCGATCATGATATAAAAGTGCACTTCCAAAATCCAATATCCGAATACATTGCCGAAAACACATGGCATCCGTCACAATCAGTAGAATACCACAAAGACGGAACTGTAACGATAGGCTTCAAACTCAGCAATTTGACGGAGGTGACATCCTGGATCCTAAGCTGGGGGGCAAACGCGAAAGTCGTCCAACCAAAGGAACTCAAAAAGCAAATCAAGTCGATCGCCAACAAGGTAGCCCAGCTCTACTAA
- a CDS encoding helix-turn-helix domain-containing protein, which produces MITDTQKQIAAAKAKLEALEKKAAAEMSKKLTTLHKEVGFATRAELISALQGLEGGAKRGRKPKAAAAASAGKAKKRAKRARITEELKAQVIEAVKAGEKGAAIASKFGISVPSLQNIKKAAGLTKTRGSK; this is translated from the coding sequence ATGATCACTGATACACAGAAACAAATTGCTGCTGCAAAGGCGAAGCTCGAGGCACTCGAAAAGAAGGCCGCTGCGGAAATGTCTAAGAAATTGACTACTCTCCATAAGGAGGTCGGATTTGCAACTCGTGCCGAGTTGATATCCGCTTTGCAAGGTCTTGAAGGCGGCGCCAAGCGTGGCCGCAAGCCTAAGGCTGCTGCAGCTGCCTCTGCTGGTAAAGCCAAGAAGCGGGCCAAGCGCGCTCGCATCACTGAAGAGCTGAAGGCTCAAGTGATCGAGGCTGTCAAGGCAGGTGAGAAGGGTGCTGCGATCGCTAGTAAGTTCGGTATTTCTGTTCCGTCTTTACAGAATATCAAGAAGGCTGCAGGCCTAACCAAAACGCGCGGCAGCAAGTAA
- the moeB gene encoding molybdopterin-synthase adenylyltransferase MoeB, which yields MPPPKQEKLSPTELTRYSRHILLEQIGVEGQQKLKAAKALVIGAGGLGSPVALYLAAAGVGTIGLADFDKVELHNLQRQILHGNSDVDRKKTESAKEALSEINPLITVNLHPEGIQPDNAVELFSQYDIVIDGTDNFSTRYLNNDAAYFAGKPLVYGSIFKFEGQASFFDSSSDGPCYRCLFPEPPPPGSVPSCGEAGVMGALCGIVGSIQAMETIKHLTGTGETLTGQLLFIDTLNIEFKKLKLKKDPSCPLCGLHPKYKTIEARNYAELCETKSDPKITSKPDKENMSDLPIEINVLQTKELMDSEDVLLLDVRENFERDISKIEQSLHIPMGEIPNRTEELPKDKKILVHCHHGGRSARVVQFLQQQGFSTVSNVAGGIDAWSTQIDSSLPRY from the coding sequence ATGCCTCCGCCAAAACAGGAAAAATTGAGCCCAACTGAGCTCACTCGCTACAGTCGTCATATATTGCTCGAACAGATAGGCGTGGAAGGACAGCAGAAGCTAAAAGCAGCCAAGGCGCTCGTGATCGGAGCAGGTGGCCTGGGCAGTCCAGTTGCTTTGTACTTAGCGGCGGCAGGAGTAGGAACGATTGGCTTGGCCGATTTCGATAAAGTCGAGCTCCACAACCTTCAAAGACAGATTCTCCACGGCAACTCCGATGTGGATCGCAAGAAAACCGAATCCGCAAAAGAAGCGCTTTCTGAGATAAATCCGCTCATCACTGTAAACCTTCATCCAGAAGGTATACAGCCAGACAATGCCGTAGAACTGTTTTCCCAATACGATATTGTCATCGATGGTACGGATAATTTTTCGACTCGTTATCTAAACAACGATGCGGCCTATTTTGCAGGCAAGCCCCTCGTCTACGGGAGCATTTTCAAATTCGAAGGACAGGCATCCTTCTTTGATTCCTCATCCGACGGTCCGTGCTACCGGTGCTTGTTTCCAGAGCCCCCTCCTCCTGGCAGCGTACCGAGCTGCGGAGAAGCGGGAGTGATGGGTGCTCTTTGCGGAATTGTCGGAAGTATCCAAGCGATGGAGACCATTAAACACCTGACAGGGACCGGCGAAACCTTAACAGGTCAACTCCTCTTCATAGATACTCTTAACATAGAGTTTAAGAAGCTGAAGCTAAAGAAAGACCCGTCTTGCCCTCTCTGCGGACTCCATCCTAAGTACAAAACGATTGAAGCCAGAAACTACGCGGAACTCTGCGAAACAAAATCCGACCCAAAAATCACTAGTAAACCTGACAAAGAAAACATGAGTGACTTGCCCATAGAAATAAACGTTCTCCAGACAAAGGAGCTAATGGACTCCGAAGATGTTCTCCTTCTCGATGTTCGAGAAAATTTCGAACGCGATATAAGCAAAATCGAACAAAGCCTACATATTCCGATGGGCGAGATTCCTAACCGAACCGAGGAGCTGCCAAAGGATAAGAAAATCTTGGTACATTGCCATCACGGAGGACGAAGCGCCAGAGTTGTGCAATTTCTACAACAGCAAGGATTCTCTACCGTTTCCAACGTCGCAGGAGGCATAGATGCTTGGAGCACCCAAATAGACTCCTCCCTGCCTCGCTATTAA
- a CDS encoding mannose-1-phosphate guanylyltransferase, with the protein MADRYAVIMAGGKGERFWPASRLARPKHLLPIVGDKPMLTQTIERLIGLLPVENIIVITNSEQLEGVRDVAPMLPDANIVAEPVGRDTAAAVGLAMLLVKQRNPAASMAMLPADAVVNDADSYKSALETAFKAAESSASLVTLGVQPTEPATGYGYIQCGPVKEVIDNRDIFSVRQFKEKPDLETAKLYLQSGEYFWNAGMFVWSVETISAALSEFTPTLMTGLEEIESGMNEGKDLVALLGELYPHLEKISVDFAIMEKAENVLTLAATFDWDDVGAWPAIERQFPSDRAGNVNKGEARYMECSNNIVVSGEDHLVALIGVEDLIVVHTGDATLVCRKDKAQKIKEMVRNLGEEEALKRLL; encoded by the coding sequence ATGGCAGATCGATATGCAGTTATAATGGCAGGTGGAAAAGGTGAGCGGTTTTGGCCGGCTAGCCGGCTAGCGCGTCCGAAGCACTTGCTTCCGATCGTCGGCGATAAGCCGATGCTGACTCAAACGATTGAGCGGCTGATCGGACTTCTTCCAGTCGAAAATATTATCGTCATCACAAACAGCGAACAGCTCGAAGGGGTTCGGGATGTTGCTCCAATGTTGCCTGATGCGAACATCGTGGCAGAGCCAGTCGGCCGCGATACCGCTGCTGCCGTTGGCTTGGCGATGCTCTTGGTTAAGCAACGTAATCCTGCGGCATCGATGGCGATGCTGCCAGCTGATGCTGTGGTCAATGATGCAGACTCCTACAAGTCTGCACTCGAGACTGCCTTTAAGGCGGCTGAATCTTCCGCGAGCCTAGTTACTCTTGGAGTTCAACCCACCGAACCAGCGACCGGATACGGCTACATCCAGTGTGGTCCGGTAAAGGAAGTTATAGACAACCGAGACATTTTCAGCGTTCGCCAATTCAAGGAAAAGCCGGATCTAGAAACCGCGAAGCTCTATTTGCAAAGCGGAGAGTACTTTTGGAACGCCGGTATGTTCGTATGGAGCGTTGAGACAATTTCAGCAGCTCTTTCCGAATTCACTCCGACCTTGATGACCGGTCTCGAGGAGATCGAGTCAGGCATGAACGAAGGTAAGGATTTGGTCGCATTGCTCGGCGAGCTCTACCCACATTTGGAAAAGATCTCTGTCGACTTCGCCATCATGGAGAAGGCGGAAAATGTCCTGACTTTGGCCGCTACATTCGATTGGGACGACGTAGGCGCTTGGCCAGCGATCGAACGCCAGTTCCCATCCGACCGCGCGGGCAACGTCAACAAGGGTGAAGCCCGCTACATGGAGTGTTCCAACAACATCGTAGTCAGCGGTGAAGATCACCTTGTGGCTTTGATCGGAGTCGAAGATTTGATCGTCGTCCACACCGGTGACGCCACTTTGGTTTGCCGTAAGGACAAGGCTCAGAAAATCAAGGAAATGGTCCGTAACCTCGGTGAAGAAGAAGCTCTGAAGCGTCTCCTCTGA
- the ruvX gene encoding Holliday junction resolvase RuvX, protein MRCIGVDYGERRVGVAYGDEIGVATPLPAIVKATEAERIDALAELARQRRATAFVFGYPYNMDGSVGFKAKEVDAFIEKLLLKIQLPVHRLDERLTSVEASKSFPKGRNDELRRSGKIDSVAASLILQDYLNQNIALPEYDPYAEVDEENGY, encoded by the coding sequence ATGCGTTGTATCGGTGTAGACTACGGTGAGCGTCGGGTCGGCGTAGCCTATGGCGATGAGATAGGAGTAGCGACTCCGCTTCCGGCGATAGTGAAAGCGACGGAAGCGGAGCGAATCGATGCTTTGGCCGAGCTCGCTAGACAACGACGAGCTACGGCTTTCGTATTTGGTTATCCATACAACATGGATGGCTCCGTGGGCTTCAAAGCCAAGGAAGTGGATGCGTTCATCGAGAAGCTCCTTCTCAAGATCCAGCTCCCTGTGCACCGCCTCGACGAGCGGCTAACCTCGGTCGAAGCCTCCAAGTCTTTTCCAAAGGGACGGAACGATGAGTTGAGGCGCTCCGGCAAGATTGATTCGGTCGCTGCGAGCCTGATTTTGCAGGATTACCTGAATCAGAATATCGCTTTGCCAGAGTATGACCCTTACGCGGAAGTCGACGAGGAGAACGGCTATTGA
- the truA gene encoding tRNA pseudouridine(38-40) synthase TruA has translation MRWKCTCAYDGREYAGWQKQNGQISVQQVVEEVMATFFKEPVGIQGSGRTDAGVHALEQVFHFDQDWKHGGEKMVKAFAALLPKSIQVSSVVEVEDDFHARFSAISKRYFYQIKLGDADPFEDPFCWSIPGPIDFNLLNAALELFVGEKDFAAFASSRGNGLEYETTVRTIQEAKLRQDSSFIRLSFQADGFMYKMVRSLVGTAVNVGAGRLSLEQLEKVFETKQRIPLVQAAPAKGLFLEKVFY, from the coding sequence ATGCGGTGGAAGTGTACTTGCGCTTACGACGGTAGAGAGTACGCGGGCTGGCAAAAACAGAACGGCCAGATTTCGGTTCAACAGGTTGTCGAAGAGGTTATGGCGACCTTTTTTAAGGAACCAGTCGGGATTCAGGGAAGCGGTCGGACCGATGCGGGAGTTCACGCTCTGGAACAGGTTTTCCACTTCGACCAAGATTGGAAACACGGCGGCGAGAAGATGGTGAAGGCCTTCGCGGCTCTGCTTCCCAAATCAATCCAAGTGAGCTCAGTCGTTGAGGTTGAGGATGATTTTCATGCCCGTTTTTCCGCGATTTCGAAACGCTATTTCTACCAGATCAAGCTGGGTGACGCAGATCCATTCGAGGACCCGTTTTGCTGGTCGATACCGGGTCCGATTGATTTCAATCTCTTAAATGCGGCCCTCGAGCTCTTTGTGGGCGAAAAAGATTTTGCCGCTTTTGCTTCCTCTCGAGGGAATGGCCTAGAGTACGAAACGACCGTCAGGACGATCCAAGAGGCGAAGCTCAGGCAGGACTCCAGCTTCATCCGGCTATCGTTTCAGGCGGACGGCTTCATGTACAAAATGGTAAGGAGCCTCGTTGGAACCGCGGTTAACGTCGGGGCGGGGCGATTGTCACTTGAGCAACTGGAGAAGGTGTTCGAAACGAAGCAGCGTATACCTCTCGTTCAAGCAGCTCCGGCCAAAGGGCTCTTTCTCGAAAAGGTCTTTTACTAG
- a CDS encoding helix-turn-helix domain-containing protein, whose protein sequence is MFENWALQASESDSISFQDFDVEGLADDLHRHSSYELVYISAGSGVWQIGGVQGAFGAGTLILCPPRVMHAWWSGSAAKSGSRTSGIVLRFSREVLPGSLLRLPEMESLRELEKKLSAPLEFRVLDQARLRTRLNSVDRSKGVLKIARLLVALDLIASLECKQVVAEEKNKADLGSKDFARIERVKRFIEEHFRQHISRSDAARALGMEEAAFSRFFRRTLGMTYVDYVNNFRVRQAAALLGNRRGMGIEEIARQSGFGSLASLHRQFKKRLGTTPESYRKAANSEFQAP, encoded by the coding sequence ATGTTTGAAAATTGGGCACTTCAGGCGAGTGAATCGGATTCGATATCTTTTCAAGATTTTGATGTAGAGGGACTTGCGGACGACTTGCACAGGCACTCTTCCTATGAGTTGGTATACATTTCTGCGGGTTCAGGCGTTTGGCAGATCGGAGGAGTGCAGGGGGCTTTTGGAGCTGGGACTCTGATCCTTTGTCCTCCTCGTGTGATGCATGCTTGGTGGAGCGGATCGGCGGCTAAAAGTGGCTCAAGAACCTCGGGAATCGTGCTCAGGTTTAGCCGTGAAGTTTTGCCAGGTTCCTTGCTGCGATTGCCAGAAATGGAGAGTCTTCGCGAGTTGGAAAAGAAGCTTTCGGCTCCCTTGGAATTCAGGGTTTTGGACCAGGCTAGATTGCGCACGCGGCTGAATTCTGTGGACCGTTCGAAAGGTGTTTTGAAGATTGCTCGTTTGTTGGTGGCTTTGGACCTAATAGCGTCTTTGGAATGTAAGCAAGTTGTTGCAGAAGAGAAAAATAAAGCGGATTTGGGCTCGAAGGATTTCGCTCGAATTGAGCGGGTGAAACGTTTCATTGAAGAGCATTTTAGGCAGCACATTTCCCGCAGTGATGCGGCTAGAGCCTTGGGTATGGAGGAGGCCGCTTTTTCTCGATTTTTCCGTCGGACGCTGGGCATGACCTATGTCGACTACGTGAATAATTTTCGGGTGCGGCAAGCGGCTGCATTGCTCGGAAATCGACGCGGGATGGGTATCGAGGAAATCGCTCGGCAAAGTGGATTTGGCAGCCTCGCGTCATTGCATAGGCAGTTTAAAAAGCGGCTCGGAACGACGCCTGAATCCTACCGCAAGGCCGCCAATTCCGAATTCCAGGCTCCTTAG
- the leuC gene encoding 3-isopropylmalate dehydratase large subunit: MGKSLFQKVWDAHTVRTLSNGQTQLLIGTHLLHEVTSPQAFGMLRDLGLKVAYPHRTFATVDHIVPTDSRVEPFADPLADAMINELRKNCAETGVTFFDMSTGKQGIVHVVGPEQGITQPGTTIACGDSHTSTHGAFGAIAFGIGTTQIRDLLATQTMALAPLKVRQIKVNGKLRPGVYAKDVILHIIRKLGVNGGTGFAYEYAGEVFENFSMEERMTVCNMSIEGGARVGYINPDEKTFEYLKGRPYSPKGADWDAAVESWKSFASDDDCEYDDVVEIDAADIAPTVTWGINPAQAITIEESIPSVDSVAASEKAITAEALEYMKLEGGSPIKGTKVDVCFVGSCTNGRLSDFEEVAKYIKGHKVAYGVKAIAVPGSQIVDAICKEKGIDVIYREAGFEWREAGCSMCLAMNPDKLIGDQLSASSSNRNFKGRQGSPTGRTVLMSPVMVAAAAIRGEISDSREVFDICATANA, translated from the coding sequence ATGGGAAAATCATTATTCCAAAAAGTATGGGACGCGCACACGGTGCGAACCTTGTCCAATGGTCAGACTCAATTGCTGATCGGTACCCACCTCTTGCACGAGGTGACTAGCCCGCAGGCTTTCGGCATGTTGCGGGACCTCGGACTCAAGGTTGCTTATCCGCACCGCACATTCGCGACTGTCGACCATATCGTTCCGACCGATTCCCGCGTTGAGCCGTTTGCCGATCCTTTGGCGGACGCCATGATCAACGAGCTCCGTAAGAATTGCGCCGAAACTGGAGTCACTTTCTTCGACATGAGCACTGGCAAGCAAGGCATCGTGCACGTGGTAGGTCCCGAGCAGGGCATCACTCAGCCGGGTACGACCATCGCTTGTGGAGACTCTCACACTTCTACCCACGGAGCGTTTGGTGCGATCGCCTTCGGTATCGGCACTACCCAGATCCGCGACCTGCTCGCTACGCAGACCATGGCTTTGGCTCCGCTCAAGGTTCGTCAAATCAAGGTGAACGGAAAGCTACGTCCGGGAGTTTACGCGAAGGACGTGATTTTGCACATCATCCGCAAGCTTGGCGTGAATGGCGGAACCGGTTTCGCCTACGAGTATGCGGGCGAAGTGTTCGAGAACTTCTCGATGGAAGAGCGCATGACTGTTTGTAACATGTCGATCGAAGGTGGAGCTCGCGTCGGTTACATTAACCCTGACGAAAAGACCTTCGAGTACCTCAAAGGCCGTCCTTATTCTCCGAAGGGCGCTGACTGGGACGCCGCGGTTGAGAGCTGGAAGTCTTTTGCCTCCGACGACGACTGCGAGTACGATGACGTTGTCGAAATCGACGCTGCCGATATCGCTCCCACCGTGACTTGGGGAATCAACCCAGCTCAAGCCATCACGATCGAAGAGAGCATCCCTAGCGTGGATTCCGTAGCCGCTTCCGAAAAGGCGATCACGGCGGAAGCTCTCGAGTATATGAAGCTCGAAGGCGGATCTCCGATCAAGGGGACCAAGGTAGATGTATGTTTCGTCGGCTCTTGCACCAACGGCCGTCTTTCTGACTTCGAAGAAGTAGCCAAGTACATCAAGGGCCACAAAGTGGCTTACGGCGTGAAGGCTATCGCTGTTCCAGGATCCCAGATTGTAGATGCGATTTGTAAGGAAAAGGGAATCGACGTGATCTATCGCGAAGCTGGATTCGAGTGGCGTGAGGCCGGTTGCTCCATGTGTTTGGCGATGAACCCAGACAAGCTCATCGGCGACCAATTGAGCGCTAGCTCTTCGAACCGTAACTTCAAGGGCCGCCAGGGAAGTCCAACTGGCCGTACCGTTCTCATGAGCCCGGTAATGGTCGCTGCTGCAGCGATCCGTGGCGAAATCAGCGACTCCCGCGAAGTGTTCGACATCTGCGCAACCGCGAACGCGTAA
- the leuD gene encoding 3-isopropylmalate dehydratase small subunit, with translation MALEKITQVTGKGVTVAGDEIDTDRIIPARFMKCVTFDSMGEYLFYDVRKNEDGSDKVHPLNEERFKDASILLSGANFGCGSSREHAPQAIYRYGFRGIIAESYAEIFFGNCTTLGIPCFIATKEDIAKISAAVEADPSIEITLDVENERILFGEESLPAVVRESAQKALVAGKWDMIGELKEAESDIASVVSKLPYMAK, from the coding sequence ATGGCTTTAGAAAAAATCACTCAAGTAACTGGTAAAGGCGTCACCGTGGCCGGCGACGAAATCGATACCGACCGCATCATCCCAGCTCGCTTCATGAAGTGCGTCACTTTCGACAGCATGGGCGAGTACCTCTTCTACGATGTCCGCAAGAACGAAGATGGTAGCGACAAGGTTCACCCGCTCAACGAAGAGCGATTCAAGGATGCGAGCATCCTTCTCAGTGGAGCGAACTTCGGCTGCGGCAGCTCTCGCGAGCATGCGCCTCAGGCTATCTACCGCTATGGATTCCGCGGAATCATCGCCGAAAGCTACGCTGAAATCTTCTTTGGCAACTGCACGACGCTCGGCATACCTTGCTTCATCGCAACGAAGGAAGACATTGCCAAGATCTCCGCAGCAGTTGAAGCGGATCCATCGATCGAGATCACCCTCGATGTCGAGAACGAGCGCATCCTCTTCGGGGAGGAAAGTCTTCCAGCCGTAGTTCGCGAATCTGCCCAGAAGGCATTGGTTGCCGGTAAGTGGGATATGATTGGGGAGCTGAAGGAAGCCGAGTCAGATATCGCTTCCGTCGTATCGAAGCTTCCATACATGGCCAAGTAG
- a CDS encoding MotA/TolQ/ExbB proton channel family protein translates to MPDILKDAGIFVYPLLACSLVGVFVICERLYSLRRRAILPDELAVEAGEGRRGEGESVSAFGRILRHWHKHEADVGAVKAYARLEVNRMERGLVFLEIVIGAAPLLGLLGTVTGLVTVFGNVSLDTGLPEPALFTKGIAMAMTTTVLGLTVAIPCLIANSYFQRRVETFAVEIEALLEQLGLKEV, encoded by the coding sequence ATGCCAGACATCCTCAAAGACGCTGGGATCTTCGTTTATCCCCTTCTTGCCTGCTCGCTAGTGGGCGTTTTCGTAATCTGCGAGAGACTTTATTCTCTCCGACGGAGAGCGATCTTGCCGGACGAATTGGCGGTAGAAGCCGGTGAAGGGCGAAGGGGCGAGGGAGAATCCGTTTCCGCTTTTGGCCGAATCTTGCGACACTGGCACAAGCACGAAGCCGATGTAGGAGCAGTGAAAGCCTATGCTCGCCTCGAAGTGAATAGGATGGAACGCGGCCTTGTGTTTTTAGAAATCGTGATCGGGGCGGCTCCTTTACTTGGGCTTTTGGGTACGGTCACGGGTTTGGTGACCGTTTTTGGAAACGTTTCTTTGGATACGGGACTACCAGAGCCCGCACTGTTCACGAAAGGCATCGCCATGGCGATGACAACTACGGTTCTGGGGCTCACGGTGGCGATTCCCTGTTTGATCGCTAACAGCTATTTCCAGCGTCGAGTGGAGACCTTCGCCGTAGAAATCGAAGCCTTGCTCGAGCAGCTAGGTCTCAAAGAGGTATGA
- a CDS encoding ExbD/TolR family protein: MSGLLTRKRPKPTINIVPLMDVLTILIFFFLVSMQFKEMTTLNLTLPTIESAGKNEFPDKIQISIDEEGVVFLENKQVEIEELKGVISNLSDLSNDIPVLIRAHNLTPLETVTDVMDACRLNGLSKIRLQSR; the protein is encoded by the coding sequence ATGAGCGGCTTGCTGACTAGGAAGCGTCCTAAGCCGACGATCAATATCGTTCCGCTTATGGACGTGCTGACCATCCTCATCTTTTTCTTTTTGGTCAGTATGCAATTCAAGGAAATGACCACCTTGAACCTTACGCTGCCAACGATCGAGTCAGCGGGAAAAAACGAATTTCCGGATAAGATCCAGATAAGTATCGACGAAGAAGGCGTGGTTTTCTTAGAAAACAAGCAGGTCGAGATCGAAGAGCTGAAAGGTGTGATTTCCAATCTATCGGATCTCAGCAACGACATACCTGTGTTGATAAGAGCGCACAACCTGACTCCCTTGGAGACGGTTACGGACGTCATGGACGCCTGCCGACTCAATGGCTTAAGCAAAATTCGTTTGCAGTCTCGCTAG
- a CDS encoding TatD family hydrolase: protein MEFYDAHCHLQDARLEPHLDDLQKRYNRFGVGGAVVNGTGEGDWHQVARLCQRYSFLKPSFGLHPWRVNEASGRWKESMLERLDQFPQAGVGEIGLDRWIQGYDLEKQEEAFVWQLRIAAERNLPVSIHCLKAWGWMLEVLQRVELPSRGFLLHSYGGSSEMVEAFADLGAYFSVSAYFAFERKAKQRDAFRKVPLDRLLIETDAPDMKGPDQYVSETLEADITLNSPLNIVGVYEFSADLLEVPLEDLKQKVGTNYCRFFGIKMGPTEL, encoded by the coding sequence ATGGAGTTTTACGACGCCCATTGCCATTTACAGGATGCGAGGCTCGAGCCGCATCTCGATGATTTACAGAAGCGGTACAATCGCTTCGGAGTAGGTGGGGCAGTCGTAAATGGCACGGGAGAGGGCGACTGGCATCAAGTGGCGCGCCTTTGTCAGCGATACTCCTTTCTCAAGCCATCCTTTGGTCTGCACCCTTGGAGGGTAAACGAGGCTTCGGGGCGTTGGAAAGAATCGATGTTGGAGCGCTTGGACCAGTTCCCTCAAGCAGGAGTTGGAGAAATCGGTTTGGATCGTTGGATTCAAGGATACGATTTAGAGAAGCAGGAAGAAGCGTTTGTTTGGCAACTGAGAATCGCGGCGGAGAGGAACCTACCGGTTTCGATTCATTGCCTCAAAGCTTGGGGATGGATGTTGGAAGTCTTGCAACGAGTCGAGCTTCCAAGCCGCGGCTTTCTTCTACACTCCTATGGCGGGTCGTCCGAGATGGTTGAAGCGTTTGCTGATTTAGGAGCCTATTTTTCCGTCTCGGCCTATTTTGCTTTTGAAAGAAAAGCCAAACAGCGGGATGCCTTTCGAAAAGTGCCTTTGGATCGGCTTTTGATTGAGACGGACGCTCCGGATATGAAAGGTCCGGATCAGTATGTAAGCGAGACTCTAGAAGCGGATATTACGCTGAATAGCCCCTTGAATATTGTGGGCGTTTATGAGTTTTCGGCAGATTTACTAGAAGTACCTTTGGAAGACCTGAAGCAAAAGGTTGGGACTAACTATTGCCGGTTTTTTGGAATAAAAATGGGACCTACTGAGCTTTAG
- a CDS encoding DUF368 domain-containing protein translates to MANYIYLFLKGIAMGAANVIPGVSGGTIAFVTGIYTEFIDSLKAFDLTALKLALRFEIRALLKHVNFAFLFPLFLGVAVSLFSLGKLLDWLFSDYPILVWSFFFGLILASVYYVSENIRKRTAPVYITFVLGTVAALALALLKPAEENPAFLYVAICGVVAVCSMILPGLSGSFVLILMGNYQLVMLQAVPDLNLQVIFPFAIGGGIGFIVLSRAISYLLHHYHDTTLSALTGFILGSLAVIWPWKEEVFLVDDAGELLLKDGESIVQGYQWYAPSLSNSGTWIAIALMVLGVLSVILLEKTAKSR, encoded by the coding sequence ATGGCTAATTACATTTACCTTTTCCTGAAAGGCATCGCTATGGGCGCTGCCAACGTAATACCGGGAGTTAGCGGCGGAACGATCGCCTTCGTAACCGGAATCTACACCGAATTCATCGATAGCCTTAAAGCGTTCGACCTGACGGCTCTGAAACTCGCCCTCCGCTTTGAAATTCGAGCTCTCCTAAAGCACGTAAATTTCGCCTTTCTCTTCCCTCTTTTTTTAGGGGTCGCCGTCAGTCTCTTTTCTCTGGGTAAATTGCTGGACTGGCTCTTCTCAGACTACCCGATCCTAGTTTGGAGCTTCTTTTTCGGCCTCATTCTGGCATCCGTATACTACGTTTCCGAAAACATACGGAAACGGACCGCTCCCGTTTATATTACCTTTGTTCTCGGTACAGTCGCGGCCTTGGCTTTAGCGTTGCTAAAACCAGCCGAGGAAAACCCAGCGTTCCTTTACGTGGCGATTTGCGGCGTTGTCGCGGTATGCAGCATGATATTGCCAGGACTATCCGGATCTTTCGTTCTCATCCTGATGGGCAATTACCAGCTCGTCATGCTTCAAGCCGTTCCAGACCTCAACTTGCAGGTCATTTTCCCCTTCGCGATCGGAGGAGGCATCGGTTTTATTGTCCTTTCGCGAGCAATCTCGTACTTGCTCCACCACTACCACGATACAACCCTTAGCGCTCTAACAGGTTTCATCCTCGGATCCTTGGCCGTTATTTGGCCCTGGAAAGAGGAAGTGTTTCTCGTAGATGATGCTGGCGAGCTTCTTTTGAAAGATGGCGAATCTATCGTCCAAGGTTACCAGTGGTACGCTCCCTCGCTTTCAAATAGTGGAACATGGATCGCAATTGCGCTGATGGTTCTCGGAGTCCTGTCAGTCATTCTCTTGGAAAAAACAGCCAAGTCGCGTTAA